In Deltaproteobacteria bacterium, the genomic window GAATGCTGCGCAACAGTACGATTTTATCCCCGTCGTTCAATTGGAAATCCAGATTATCTTTTTTTACAAACTGTTTTAAATTGTACCAGACGATTGCATTCGAAATCACGCCGGTATCGCCATTTGTAAAGCGTTCAAAGAAGGAACGCCCATCGGCTGTAGAAATCTGTTTCATAAAATCCCCTAACGTACCACCCGAAAAATCGAGGACTTCCTCACTTTTTCCTTCCCAACCGATTTCCTTTCTGATTGTGGCACACTGTACCGCTAACGTTATTGCCATGACCACCCTCCTTTTGTGGATTTCTATCAATATTTTCCAGCATATCAAAACACATACCATTTTTAGGCGGCAACAGCAACGGGGCCCCTTTTTAACAGCTTGTTTTTACGCGCAGAAAATCTTGAAAGTGTTATCTCCTTATTTTGAACAACCCGCTTCTTTCAGTGGCCGCAGCCCCCGTGCATATTGTGCTGGCCGCAAGCGTTACGCACCGTCAATTCCTCCAGTTTCTGGTCATTCAAAGCCTCGATATTATTTCGTACCGTTCCGGCTGTCGCCATGTAAACCTTGATTCCCATGGCATTCAACATTTCAATGGCCCGTGCGCCCATACCACCTGTCAGCACGACATCGACGGTCTCGCCCATCAATTTTTGAGCAGGGTTGCATGTCCCGTCACCGTGGTGCTGGTTATTGTTGTCAAGAAACTTGGTCTCACCCGTATCGGTGTCGTGGATGATAAAAGCGGGGGCAGAGCCGAAATGTGGATACACGCCGCTATCCAAACCGCGATTTTCATGAGTTGGGACACAAATAATCATATGTTTCTCCTTCGTAATGGTTTTTTCCCCGTATCCGGTGTCTCAGAGCAAATCCTTTTTATCCCGTGGCTTCAACCCTTTACTGCGACATCGCTTTCTTTTATTTCCAGGGCATACGGTCAGGGCAGTTCCCGGTAACCGAAAACAGTCGCCCTGAAGCGTCCCATTCAGATAAGCCTGCAAGACCACATCTTTCATACCCCTTAGACCATATACCAAATCGATGCCGCTGTCTTCCAGCATAATTTGCAGTGGTTTAGAAACCGCACCGCAAAGAAGAACTGAAACTCCCTCCTCCGTTAGCAGGGAAATTTTCATGATATCGTTACATAATGACCAGTTGATGCAGGTTTCTCCGACAACCGTTCTTTCCTTAATATCGGCAATCAGAAGATTATCCGAGAAGTCCAGGACGGTCGAAACACGATTTTCCCAGATCGGCATGGCCACCCTCATATTACCCTCCATGAAAGGTTAAAACAAA contains:
- a CDS encoding diguanylate cyclase is translated as MIICVPTHENRGLDSGVYPHFGSAPAFIIHDTDTGETKFLDNNNQHHGDGTCNPAQKLMGETVDVVLTGGMGARAIEMLNAMGIKVYMATAGTVRNNIEALNDQKLEELTVRNACGQHNMHGGCGH